One region of Camelina sativa cultivar DH55 chromosome 6, Cs, whole genome shotgun sequence genomic DNA includes:
- the LOC104792595 gene encoding protein VACUOLELESS1-like: MTNVSVAAEWQLLYDRYYRKPEIYQMRWKHVDLSRNKVACASFGGPIAVIRDDSKIVQLYAESALRKLRIFNSAGLLHSETIWKHPGGRLIGMSWSDDQTLICIVQDGTIYRYNIHAELIEPNMSMGKECDEQNVVECVFWGNGVVCLTEGGQLFCISDFDTMKPSKLPDVPGLTEDDMLQPTCLAVREPKYTMSGTVEVLVAVGDEIFGVEEDSVQTFRVDEPNVNDSDVQNDDYVNLIGPVQKMIVSPNGKFLTLFTHDGRIVVVEMETKQIAIDYSCESALPPQQMAWCGMDTVLLYWDEDLTMVGPLGDPVHYFYDEPVILIPECDGVRILSNTSLEFLQRVPDSTESIFRIGSTSPAALLYDALDHFDRRSAKADENLRLIRSSLSEAVESCIDAAGHEFDVTRQRALLRAASYGQAFCSNFQRERVQETCRTLRVLNAVRDPDIGIPLSIRQYKLLTPVVLISRLINSNHHLLALRISEYLDMNKEVVIMHWACAKITASPSTPDAHLLEVLLDKLQLCRGISYAAVATHADNCGRRKLAAMLVEHEPRSTKQVPLLLSIGEEDTALVKATESGDTDLIYLVIFHIWQKRPPLEFFAMIQGRVLARDLFVAYARCHKHEFLKDFFLSTGQIHEVAFLLWKESWDMGKNPMASKGSPLYGPRIKLIEKARNLFSQTKEHTFESKAAEEHAKLLKIQHELEVSTKQAIFVDSSINDTIRTCIVLGNNRAAIKVKTEFKVSDKRWYFLKAFALATIKDWAALEKFSKEKRPPMGFRPFVEACIDADEKAEALKYIPKLSDLVERGEAYARIGMAKEAADAAAQANDGGELLERFRKTFSQNAIFDTLKMPFQGAS, from the exons ATGACGAACGTGTCTGTTGCTGCGGAGTGGCAGCTTCTCTATGATCGATATTATAGGAAGCCTGAGATATACCAAATGAGATGGAAACATGTAGATTTGAGTCGCAACAAAGTGGCTTGTGCCTCCTTTGGTGGTCCAATTGCAGTCATTCGAGATGACTCCAAGATTGTTCAACTATATGCTGAATCTGCTCTTAGAAAGCTCCGCATCTTTAACTCAGCAGGTCTACTTCACTCTGAGACGATCTGGAAGCATCCCGGGGGACGTTTGATTGGAATGTCCTGGTCTGATGATCAGACACTGATTTGTATTGTCCAAGATGGTACTATTTATCGTTACAACATCCACGCTGAGCTCATTGAGCCTAATATGTCAATGGGAAAGGAGTGCGATGAGCAGAATGTGGTGGAGTGTGTCTTTTGGGGAAATGGTGTTGTCTGCTTGACAGAAGGAGGGCAGTTGTTCTGTATCTCTGATTTCGATACCATGAAGCCTTCTAAGTTGCCTGATGTGCCGGGGTTAACAGAAGACGATATGCTTCAGCCGACTTGCTTGGCTGTGAGGGAACCTAAGTACACGATGTCTGGGACTGTTGAGGTGTTGGTAGCAGTTGGCGATGAAATTTTCGGTGTCGAGGAGGACAGTGTCCAAACTTTTAGGGTTGATGAGCCTAATGTTAACGACTCTGATGTGCAGAATGATGATTATGTGAATTTGATTGGACCGGTCCAGAAGATGATTGTATCACCTAATGGAAAATTTCTAACACTCTTCACTCATGATGGCcggattgttgttgttgagatggaaacaaaacaaattgctATTGACTACAGTTGTGAG TCAGCTCTTCCTCCACAGCAAATGGCATGGTGTGGAATGGATACTGTGCTACTCTATTGGGATGAGGATTTAACGATGGTGGGTCCTTTGGGAGATCCTGTTCACTATTTCTATGATGAACCTGTAATTCTTATCCCGGAATGCGATGGAGTGAGAATATTATCTAACACGAGCCTTGAATTTCTCCAAAGAGTACCTGATTCTACTGAGTCAATCTTTAGGATTGGAAGCACATCACCTGCAGCTTTGCTATATGATGCTTTGGATCACTTTGACAGGCGAAGTGCTAAG GCAGATGAAAATTTGAGATTAATTCGTTCATCACTGTCTGAGGCTGTTGAATCCTGTATTGATGCTGCTGGCCATGAATTTGATGTAACTCGTCAGAGGGCTCTGTTACGAGCGGCAAGCTATGGACAAGCTTTTTGCAG CAATTTCCAGCGTGAGCGTGTCCAAGAGACTTGTAGAACTTTGCGGGTTCTAAATGCTGTTCGCGATCCTGATATTGGCATACCTCTTAGCATTCGGCAGTACAAG TTATTGACACCAGTGGTTTTGATTAGTCGCCTTATTAATTCTAATCACCACCTCCTTGCTCTGCGGATATCTGAGTACCTAGATATGAATAAA GAAGTGGTGATAATGCATTGGGCATGTGCAAAGATAACTGCTTCACCATCAACTCCAGATGCTCATCTTCTTGAAGTTTTACTTGATAAG CTCCAACTATGCAGAGGAATATCTTATGCTGCAGTGGCCACTCATGCTGATAACTGTGGCCGTCGAAAGTTAGCTGCAATGCTAGTTGAACATGAACCACGCTCCACAAAACAG GTTCCTCTTTTATTAAGTATTGGGGAGGAAGACACTGCTTTAGTGAAAGCAACTGAGAGTGGTGATACCGACCTGATTTATCTGGTTATCTTTCATATATGGCAAAAG AGGCCTCCTTTGGAATTCTTTGCGATGATCCAAGGCAGAGTTTTGGCACGTGATTTATTTGTAGCTTATGCACG GTGTCATAAACATGAATTTCTGAAGGATTTCTTCTTATCTACGGGCCAGATTCAT GAGGTAGCTTTTCTTTTGTGGAAAGAATCATGGGATATGGGGAAAAACCCAATGGCTAGCAAAGGATCTCCTCTGTACGGTCCACGCATAAAGTTAATAGAAAAAGCTAGAAACCTTTTCTCTCAGACAAAGGAACACACTTTTGAGTCTAAAGCTGCTGAGGAGCATGCAAAACTCTTGAA GATACAGCATGAGCTAGAAGTTAGTACGAAGCAGGCtatttttgttgattcaagCATCAATGATACTATACGCACATGTATTGTCCTTGGTAATAATCGTGCTGCAATAAAAGTGAAGACAGAATTCAAG GTCAGTGATAAAAGATGGTACTTTCTTAAAGCATTTGCTCTGGCTACAATCAAAGACTGGGCAGCACTTGAAAAGTTTTCAAAGGAAAAGAGACCACCAATGG GGTTCCGTCCATTTGTGGAGGCATGCATTGATGCTGATGAGAAAGCGGAAGCTCTAAAATACATCCCCAAATTGTCAGATCTTGTGGAAAGAGGCGAG GCTTATGCACGTATTGGAATGGCAAAGGAAGCGGCTGATGCAGCAGCTCAGGCAAATGATGGAGGAGAATTGCTGGAGAGATTCAGGAAGACATTCTCACAGAATGCTATTTTCGATACCTTGAAAATGCCTTTCCAAGGAGCCTCCTAG
- the LOC104792598 gene encoding steroid 5-alpha-reductase DET2-like produces the protein MEEIADQTFFRYCLLTLIFSGPPTAVALKFLQAPYGKHNRTGWGPSVSPPIAWFLMESPTLWLTLLVFPFGRHALNHKSLILISPYLIHYFHRTILYPLRLLRSSSSGKSGFPISIAAMAFTFNLLNAYIQARWVSHYKDDYEDGLWFWWRFIIGLVVFVAGMWINITSDRTLVRLKKENRGGYVIPRGGWFELVSCPNYFGEVVEWLGWAVMTWSWAGIGFFLYTCSNLIPRARASHKWYSDKFKDEYPKTRKAVIPFVY, from the exons atggaagagaTCGCCGATCAAACCTTCTTCCGCTACTGTCTCCTCACCCTAATTTTCTCCGGTCCACCGACCGCCGTCGCTCTCAAATTCCTCCAAGCTCCTTACGGCAAACACAACCGTACCGGATGGGGTCCGTCGGTATCTCCGCCGATTGCTTGGTTCCTCATGGAGAGCCCGACCTTGTGGCTAACGCTCCTTGTCTTCCCCTTTGGTCGTCACGCTCTCAATCATAAGTCTCTCATCTTAATCTCTCCTTATCTCATCCATTACTTCCACCGCACCATCCTTTACCCTCTTCGTCTCCTCCGCAGCTCCTCCTCTGGAAAAAGTGGTTTTCCGATCAGTATCGCCGCCATGGCTTTCACCTTTAATCTCCTCAACGCTTATATCCAG GCGAGGTGGGTTTCTCACTACAAGGACGACTACGAAGACGGACTGTGGTTCTGGTGgcggtttattattggtttggtGGTTTTTGTAGCCGGTATGTGGATTAACATCACGTCAGACCGGACTTTGGTacgattgaagaaagagaaccGTGGAGGCTATGTGATACCGAGAGGAGGATGGTTCGAGCTTGTAAGCTGCCCGAATTACTTTGGAGAAGTCGTCGAATGGTTGGGCTGGGCTGTCATGACTTGGTCTTGGGCCGGTATTGGTTTTTTTCTGTACACTTGTTCCAATTTGATCCCGCGCGCACGTGCGAGTCACAAGTGGTATAGTGACAAGTTCAAGGACGAGTATCCCAAGACTCGAAAAGCTGTTATTCCTTTTGTGTACTGA
- the LOC104792599 gene encoding acetyl-coenzyme A carboxylase carboxyl transferase subunit alpha, chloroplastic translates to MASMSHSSLALGGASSASASDYLRSSTKGVNGVPLKTLGRAVFTTTRRKSLAVTARLKKGKKFDHPWPANPDPNVKGGVLSYLSEFKPLGDTQKPVTLDFEKPLVELEKKIVDVRKMANETGLDFTEQIITLENKYRQALKDLYTHLTPIQRVNIARHPNRPTFLDHIHNITDKFMELHGDRAGYDDPAIVTGIGTIDGKRYMFIGHQKGRNTKENIMRNFGMPTPHGYRKALRMMYYADHHGFPIVTFIDTPGAYADLKSEELGQGEAIANNLRTMFGLKVPILSIVIGEGGSGGALAIGCANKMLMLENAVFYVASPEACAAILWKTSKAAPEAAEKLRITSKELVKLNVADGIIPEPLGGAHADPSWTSQQIKIAINENMNEFGKMSGEELLKHRMAKYRKIGVFIEGEEIEPSRKINMKKREAVFSDSRKLQGEVDNLKEQIMKAKETSSEEEPSSEVLNEMIEKLKSEIDDEYTEAARAVGLEERLTAMREEFSKASAEEHLMHPVLIEKIEKLKEEFNTRLTDAPNYDSLKSKLNMLRDFSRAKAASEATSMRKEINKRFQEAVNRPEIREKVEAIKAEVASSGASSFEELPDELKEKVMKTKGEVEAEMAGVLKSMGLELEAVKPNLKDVAEQQTFAPSENLQEKYEKLNQEINEKIAEVVRTPQIKSMVELLKVETAKASQTPGVTEASQKIEALEQQIKQKIAETLSMSGLQEKQEELEKELAAARELAAEESDGSVKEDDDDDEDSSESGKSEIINPSFA, encoded by the exons atggcttcaATGTCTCATTCATCACTAGCATTAGGCGGAgcttcttctgcttctgcttcggATTACTTGCGTAGTTCGACCAAGGGTGTTAATGGGGTACCATTGAAAACCCTAGGAAGAGCAGTGTTTACTACCACCAGAAGAAAGAGCTTGGCTGTGACAGCTCGGCTCAAGAAAGGTAAGAAATTTGACCATCCATGGCCGGCGAATCCTGACCCTAATGTGAAAGGAGGAGTCTTGTCGTACCTGTCTGAGTTCAAACCTTTGGGAGATACTCAGAAGCCTGTCACTTTGGATTTCGAGAAGCCACTAGTcgaattggagaagaagattgtcGAT GTGAGGAAGATGGCGAATGAAACTGGCTTGGACTTTACTGAGCAGATCATCACTTTGGAGAACAAGTATAGACAGGCACTGAAAGATCTTTACACACATCTCACTCCGATACAACGTGTGAACATTGCACGCCATCCCAACCGACCTACTTTCCTTGATCATATACATAACATCACTGACAAG TTTATGGAGCTTCATGGAGACCGAGCAGGGTATGATGACCCTGCAATCGTAACGGGGATTGGAACCATTGATGGAAAGCGATATATGTTCATAGGTCACCAGAAAGGTAGAAAcaccaaagaaaatataatgCGTAACTTTGGGATGCCTACTCCTCATGG TTACAGGAAGGCACTACGGATGATGTATTACGCAGATCATCACGGTTTTCCCATCGTGACATTCATCGACACTCCTGGAGCCTATGCTGACCTTAAATCCGAGGAACTTGGACAG GGTGAAGCGATAGCCAACAATCTGAGGACAATGTTTGGCCTGAAAGTTCCAATTCTTTCTATTGTCATTGGGGAAGGTGGTTCTGGTGGGGCCCTAGCCATTGGCTGTGCTAATAAGATGTTGATGCTCGAAAATGCAGTTTTCTATGTTGCCAG TCCAGAGGCCTGTGCAGCGATCTTGTGGAAGACTTCCAAGGCTGCCCCTGAG GCTGCTGAAAAGCTTAGAATTACTTCCAAGGAGCTGGTCAAGCTTAATGTAGCCGATGGAATCATTCCT GAACCGCTTGGTGGGGCACATGCTGATCCTTCATGGACATCGCAGCAGATAAAGATTGCTATCAATGAAAACATGAAT GAATTCGGGAAAATGAGTGGGGAGGAGCTGCTGAAGCACAGGATGGCTAAGTACCGAAAGATTGGAGTGTTCATAGAGGGTGAAGAAATAGAGCCGAGTAGGAAAATCAACATGAAGAAGAGGGAAGCCGTGTTTTCAGACAGCCGGAAGCTGCAGGGTGAGGTTGACAATCTGAAGGAGCAGATTATGAAAGCCAAGGAAACGTCTTCAGAGGAAGAGCCTTCGAGTGAAGTTCTTAATGAGATGATTGAGAAACTCAAATCAGAGATAGATGACGAGTACACTGAAGCTGCAAGAGCAGTAGGTTTGGAGGAGAGGCTAACGGCAATGCGAGAAGAGTTCTCGAAAGCGAGTGCAGAGGAGCATCTTATGCACCCGGTTCTAATTGAGAAAATCGAGAAGCTTAAGGAAGAGTTCAATACCCGTTTGACTGACGCGCCTAACTATGATAGCCTAAAATCTAAGCTGAACATGCTGAGGGACTTTTCAAGAGCCAAGGCAGCATCAGAAGCTACTTCAATGAGAAAGGAGATCAATAAGCGGTTCCAGGAAGCAGTTAACCGCCCTGAAATTAGAGAAAAAGTTGAGGCAATCAAAGCTGAGGTCGCGAGCTCAGGAGCTTCATCTTTTGAAGAGTTACCAGatgaactaaaagaaaaagttatgaAGACGAAAGGGGAGGTTGAAGCAGAGATGGCTGGTGTGTTAAAGTCAATGGGTCTGGAACTGGAAGCTGTGAAACCAAATCTGAAGGATGTGGCTGAGCAGCAGACCTTTGCCCCATCCGAAAACCTTCAAGAAAAGTATGAAAAGCTGAACCAAGAAATCAACGAGAAGATTGCGGAGGTGGTGAGGACACCACAGATCAAGAGCATGGTGGAGTTGCTGAAAGTGGAAACCGCAAAGGCGAGCCAAACGCCTGGTGTCACCGAGGCAAGTCAGAAGATTGAAGCACTTGAGCAACAGATAAAGCAGAAGATTGCAGAGACTCTGAGTATGTCAGGACTTCAGGAAAAGCAAGAGGAGCTTGAGAAGGAGCTCGCAGCTGCACGTGAACTAGCTGCAGAGGAATCAGACGGGAGTgtgaaagaagatgatgacgacgacgaagatAGTTCAGAATCTGGAAAGTCAGAGATCATTAACCCCAGCTTCGCCTGA
- the LOC104792601 gene encoding probable anion transporter 3, chloroplastic: MAVTSLVIPLQHSSCLLSFRRNPILSKKALVPVGFEARKNHTQRDNIRSAWQVKGKRRGEAVVAAAKKKRNQSPERCAAEGVTIGGGETDAIPMMPERIKVVILMACMMCLCNADRVVMSVAVVPLAEKLAWSSSFLGVVQSSFLWGYIFSSVIGGALVDRYGGKRVLAWGVALWSLATILTPWAATHSTLALLCVRTFFGLAQGVALPSMTTILSRWFPTDERASAVGISMAGFHMGNVAGLLLAPLLLSSIGISGPFILFASLGLLWTSSWSSGVTNNPQDSRFITGSELSLIQAGKPVDPPTNPDPPVRLLFSKMPTWAIIIANVTNNWGYFVLLSWMPVYFQTVFNVNLKQAAWFSAVPWAAMAVTSYYAGAASDFMIRTGHSVTFVRKVMQSIGFMGPGLSLLCLNYAKTPTCAAVFMTIALSLSSFSQAGFLLNMQDIAPQYAGFLHGISNCVGTFAAIVSTIGTGYFVQWLGSFQAFLTLTAVLYFATTVFWIVFATGERVF; encoded by the exons ATGGCGGTAACATCGTTGGTAATACCTTTGCAGCATTCGTCATGTTTATTAAGTTTCCGCCGGAATCCAATCTTAAGCAAGAAAGCCCTTGTGCCGGTCGGGTTCGAAGCCCGAAAAAATCATACTCAACGCGATAATATACGTTCCGCGTGGCAAGTAAAAGGGAAAAGAAGAGGCGAGGCGGTGGTTGCGGCGgcgaagaaaaaaagaaaccaatcgCCGGAAAGATGCGCGGCGGAGGGAGTAACGATCGGAGGAGGAGAGACGGACGCGATACCGATGATGCCGGAAAGGATTAAAGTAGTGATACTGATGGCGTGCATGATGTGTCTGTGTAACGCTGACCGAGTTGTTATGTCCGTTGCGGTGGTTCCACTTGCCGAGAAGCTTGCTTGGTCGAGTTCTTTCTTAGGGGTAGTTCAG TCCTCCTTCCTATGGGGTTACATTTTTTCATCGGTTATCGGAGGAGCACTAGTGGATCGGTATGGAGGAAAAAGAGTATTGGCTTGGGGAGTGGCATTATGGTCCTTAGCCACTATACTCACTCCTTGGGCAGCTACACACTCGACCTTAGCGTTATTGTGTGTCCGAACCTTCTTTGGCCTCGCTCAAGGCGTTGCATTGCCCTCTATGACCACAATTCTCTCAAG GTGGTTCCCTACCGATGAACGAGCGAGTGCGGTTGGTATATCGATGGCCGGGTTTCACATGGGAAACGTGGCGGGACTTCTGCTGGCGCCACTCTTGTTATCATCTATAGGGATCTCTGGTCCATTCATTCTTTTTGCATCCTTAGGTCTATTGTGGACGTCAAGTTGGTCAAGCGGCGTTACAAACAACCCTCAAGACAGTCGATTCATAACCGGGTCAGAACTCAGCCTTATCCAGGCTGGAAAACCGGTTGACCCGCCGACAAATCCAGACCCACCTGTGCGACTACTTTTCTCGAAAATGCCCACTTGGGCGATCATTATCGCTAATGTGACTAATAACTGg GGATACTTTGTTCTTCTCTCATGGATGCCTGTTTACTTCCAAACC GTGTTTAATGTGAATTTGAAGCAAGCGGCTTGGTTCAGCGCTGTTCCATGGGCGGCAATGGCGGTCACAAGTTACTATGCAGGTGCAGCATCAGACTTCATGATCAGAACTGGTCACTCTGTAACCTTTGTCCGGAAGGTTATGCAG TCTATAGGATTTATGGGTCCTGGATTGTCTTTGCTCTGCCTCAACTACGCAAAGACGCCTACTTGTGCAGCGGTTTTCATGACCATTGCATTAAGCTTGAGTTCCTTTAGCCAAGCTGGGTTTCTCCTCAATATGCAA GACATTGCACCACAATATGCTGGTTTCCTACACG GTATTTCGAATTGTGTGGGCACGTTCGCTGCGATCGTAAGTACAATAGGGACGGGATATTTCGTGCAATGGCTCGGGTCTTTTCAGGCGTTTTTGACGTTGACGGCGGTTCTTTACTTTGCAACCACTGTGTTCTGGATCGTTTTTGCAACCGGAGAACGAGTCTTCTAG
- the LOC104792602 gene encoding UPF0503 protein At3g09070, chloroplastic-like has product MVMNNPANNNNNNSVAASVSSALALALAPPPHPPQPHRPSTSCDRHPDERFTGFCPSCLFDRLSGLDITTGKSTAVSVASSSRKPPSSSAALKAIFKPSSSSGSLFQELRRTKSFSATKAEALTFEPQRRSCDVRVRNTLWSLFHEEEHNNSQNREGLLSEIDLENANSVLKSPLFEEETEIEIVKDIHEDVQRKCILEPNKSIISNIMEDTQEEKIEKVKDFEMEFNPQTTKKPNRDFKEIAGSFWSAASVFSKKLQKWRQKQKLKKHRAGNLGAGSAALPVEKSIGGQLRDTQSEIAEYGYGRRSCDTDPRFSIDAGRFSIDAGRVSVDDPRYSFDEPRASWDGYMIGRTGAPPRMTSMLSVVEDSPVRNHVLRSDTHIPVEKPPPSPPLLVPGPVMDEIVPGGSAQTREYYLDSSSRRRKSLDRCSSTRKLSASVVAEINEMKLSKESISHSHSHSHSVRDDCSVENTEMGVRENVGTTMECNKKGTKKPRWSWNLFGLLHRKNGNKFEEEEGRSGVDRTFSGSWNVESRKGFDPKMIRSNSSVSWRSSGTNGGGFQRSSVDGCVSGKKKVSKIENGMLKLYLTPSKGRRRGSSNSTTNRPVPASQPFGSRNVMNFY; this is encoded by the exons ATGGTTATGAATAATcctgcaaacaacaacaacaacaactcagtTGCAGCATCTGTGTCATCAGCCTTAGCCTTAGCTCTAGCTCCGCCGCCACATCCGCCGCAGCCACACCGTCCTTCCACTTCTTGTGATCGCCACCCCGATGAGCGTTTCACTGGATTCTGCCCTTCTTGTCTCTTCGACCGTCTCTCTGGTCTAGACATCACAACCGGGAAGAGCACCGCCGTCTCCGTCGCGTCTTCTTCAAGGAAACCGCCGTCGTCTTCCGCCGCTCTTAAAGCAATCTTCaaaccctcctcctcctccgggtcGTTGTTCCAGGAACTTCGGAGGACGAAATCGTTCTCGGCGACAAAGGCCGAAGCTTTAACCTTTGAGCCACAGAGAAGATCTTGTGATGTTAGGGTTAGGAACACTCTTTGGTCTCTGTTTCACGAAGAGGAGCATAATAATTCTCAAAACAGAGAGGGTTTATTAAGTGAGATTGATCTCGAAAACGCCAATTCCGTATTAAAGTCGCCTCTTTTCGAGGAGGAAACTGAAATTGAAATCGTAAAGGAcattcatga AGATGTACAAAGAAAGTGTattttggagccaaataagtcaataattagcaatataatggaagacacac aagaagagaagattgaGAAAGTGAAGGACTTTGAAATGGAGTTTAATCCACAGACGACTAAGAAGCCAAACAGAGACTTCAAAGAGATTGCTGGGAGTTTCTGGTCAGCGGCGTCAGTGTTTAGCAAGAAACTGCAGAAATGGAGACAAAAGCAGAAGCTTAAGAAGCATAGAGCCGGCAATCTCGGAGCTGGATCCGCCGCGTTACCGGTAGAGAAGTCAATTGGGGGACAGCTTAGAGATACACAGTCTGAAATTGCTGAGTATGGTTACGGGAGGAGATCGTGTGACACAGATCCAAGATTCTCAATTGACGCCGGAAGATTCTCAATTGACGCCGGTAGAGTTTCGGTGGATGACCCTCGTTACTCGTTTGATGAGCCGCGTGCTTCTTGGGATGGGTATATGATCGGGAGAACAGGTGCTCCGCCGCGAATGACTTCGATGTTGTCTGTAGTTGAAGATTCTCCGGTGAGGAATCATGTTCTCCGGTCAGATACTCACATTCCGGTGGAAAAGCCTCCACCTTCTCCACCACTACTGGTACCAGGACCTGTGATGGATGAGATTGTTCCTGGTGGATCTGCACAGACACGAGAGTACTACTTAGACTCATCTTCAAGACGGAGGAAGAGTCTTGACCGTTGTAGCTCCACCAGGAAGTTATCAGCCTCTGTTGTGGCTGAGATCAATGAAATGAAACTGTCAAAAGAGTCGATTTCACATTCGCATTCGCATTCACATTCAGTGAGAGATGATTGCTCTGTTGAGAACACTGAGATGGGTGTCCGAGAAAATGTAGGGACTACTATGGAATGCAACAAGAAGGGGACGAAGAAACCTCGATGGAGTTGGAACTTATTCGGGCTGCTTCATCGAAAAAACGGGAACaaattcgaagaagaagaaggaagaagcgGTGTGGATCGAACGTTTTCAGGGTCGTGGAATGTAGAATCAAGAAAAGGGTTTGATCCGAAGATGATTAGGAGCAATAGTAGTGTGAGTTGGAGAAGTTCTGGTACCAATGGAGGAGGGTTTCAAAGGAGTAGTGTGGATGGATGTGTTAgtgggaagaagaaggttaGTAAGATTGAGAATGGAATGCTCAAGCTTTACTTGACGCCGAGTAAAGGAAGGCGGCGAGGAAGCAGCAATTCGACAACTAACCGGCCTGTTCCGGCTTCTCAACCTTTTGGTAGTAGAAATGTTATGAACTTTTACTGA
- the LOC104792597 gene encoding OTU domain-containing protein At3g57810: MELKPSNNNILEQLRNGFARFELVSSPTASVSDSISSTSQSSLPASFLSVTKGNSYVFFARIGSSRNQSPAKKKVEQYAVDRVKGDGRCLFRALVKGMAFNKGVTLNPTRERDDADELRMAVKEVICNDPKEREKYKEALVAIAVDESLKRYCQRIGRHDFWGGESELLVLSKLCKQPIIVYIPEHEHGRGGYASGFIPIQEYGAEFRGGWGKGKTNKNVVRLLYSGRNHYDLLR; encoded by the exons ATGGAGCTCAAACCTTCCAACA ATAACATTCTTGAGCAGCTGAGAAATGGGTTCGCTCGGTTCGAGCTTGTTTCTTCCCCTACTGCTTCTGTTTCAGATTCAATTTCCTCCACTTCGCAGTCTTCACTCCCTGCTTCGTTCTTGAGTGTCACTAAGGGCAATAGCTATGTGTTCTTCGCCAGAATCGGTTCTTCCAG GAATCAGTCTCCTGCAAAGAAAAAAGTTGAGCAGTACGCTGTGGATAGAGTTAAAGGGGATGGACGATGTCTGTTTCGAGCATTG GTGAAAGGGATGGCCTTTAACAAAGGTGTTACTCTTAACCCCACGCGAGAGAGGGATGATGCAg ATGAGTTACGAATGGCTGTGAAAGAGGTTATATGCAATGATCCCAAGGAAAGGGAGAAGTACAAAGAAGCTTTAGTGGCTATTGCTGTTGATGAGTCTCTGAAACG CTATTGCCAGCGTATTGGAAGACATGATTTTTGGGGAGGGGAGTCTGAGCTACTA GTTCTTTCCAAGCTGTGTAAACAGCCAATCATCGTCTACATACCCGAGCATGAG CACGGTAGAGGAGGGTATGCGTCAGGTTTTATACCGATCCAAGAGTATGGAGCTGAGTTTCGAGGAGGCTGGGGAAAAGGAAAGACGAACAAGAATGTTGTTAGGCTTCTTTACAGTGGTAGAAACCATTATGATTTGCTTCGTTGA